From one Rhopalosiphum padi isolate XX-2018 chromosome 2, ASM2088224v1, whole genome shotgun sequence genomic stretch:
- the LOC132921574 gene encoding uncharacterized protein LOC132921574 isoform X2, translating to MDDSMLENSNEYQSVESMFYGANVSQIIRVQNPFTYGRFMLRREMVQSTYEETVFHGIHKDDLNIALKFNCDYRRYTKKRDGIYENFQHPMFYKSFSDLLNNTIHAITDINVLVLKIMTDTPKTQCDYYVQYIVKF from the exons ATGGACGATTCGATGTTGGA AAACTCTAACGAATACCAATCTGTTGAATCCATGTTTTACGGAGCAAACGTTAGTCAAATTATAAGAGTGCAAAACCCATTCACTTATGGCCGCTTCATGTTAAGGCGTGAAATGGTTCAATCCACTTATGAA gaAACAGTTTTTCATGGAATTCACAAAGATGATTTGAACATTGCATTGAAATTTAACTGTGATTATAGAAGATATACAAAGAAACGAGATGGGATATATGAAAACTTTCAACATCCtatgttttataaatcattCTCGGATTTGTTAAACAATACTATACATGCTATTACAGACATAAATgtcttagttttaaaaataatgacagaTACACCAAAAACACAATGtgattattatgttcaatatattgttaaattttga
- the LOC132921574 gene encoding uncharacterized protein LOC132921574 isoform X1, whose amino-acid sequence MDDSMLEFVLKHLPNYWDAVPLYTNSNKLFTLSYSRNSNEYQSVESMFYGANVSQIIRVQNPFTYGRFMLRREMVQSTYEETVFHGIHKDDLNIALKFNCDYRRYTKKRDGIYENFQHPMFYKSFSDLLNNTIHAITDINVLVLKIMTDTPKTQCDYYVQYIVKF is encoded by the exons ATGGACGATTCGATGTTGGAGTTTGTATTAAAACACTTGCCAAACTATTGGGATGCCGTACCTTTGTATACaaacagtaataaattatttacgctGTCGTATTCTAGAAACTCTAACGAATACCAATCTGTTGAATCCATGTTTTACGGAGCAAACGTTAGTCAAATTATAAGAGTGCAAAACCCATTCACTTATGGCCGCTTCATGTTAAGGCGTGAAATGGTTCAATCCACTTATGAA gaAACAGTTTTTCATGGAATTCACAAAGATGATTTGAACATTGCATTGAAATTTAACTGTGATTATAGAAGATATACAAAGAAACGAGATGGGATATATGAAAACTTTCAACATCCtatgttttataaatcattCTCGGATTTGTTAAACAATACTATACATGCTATTACAGACATAAATgtcttagttttaaaaataatgacagaTACACCAAAAACACAATGtgattattatgttcaatatattgttaaattttga